CGACACGAGCACGTCCGAGAGCGACGCCGGCACGTCGGGGTCCTCCGAGACGGACGCGGCCGGCTACACGGACGGCACCTACACCGCCGACGGCACGTATCAGACGCCCGAGACGGTCGAGTCGGTCACCGTCACGGTGACGCTGGAGGACGACGTCGTCACGGACGTCGAGGTGACGGGCGACCCGCAGGCGCGGGAGAGCGAGCAGTACCAGGGGCAGTTCATCGACGGGATCGCCGACGAGG
The Microbacterium sp. JZ31 genome window above contains:
- a CDS encoding FMN-binding protein; amino-acid sequence: MNRSVRTGAALTGVAAIVALAGCGAVTVGGSADEDAASDTSAPDTSTSESDAGTSGSSETDAAGYTDGTYTADGTYQTPETVESVTVTVTLEDDVVTDVEVTGDPQARESEQYQGQFIDGIADEVVGVALDDLSVDRVAGSSLTSGGFNQAIEQIKLDAAA